A window from Embleya scabrispora encodes these proteins:
- a CDS encoding ATP-binding protein → MEITEALKLDPDSAAARELMAVAVGRAAGSAPAEAAGPAAEPSGTPADAGTGSFDWSAAENDLGDTPQPERFRVANHDAQGPADTFETERPTVTLADVGGLQHVKDRLHSAFLAPMRNPELRRLYGKSLRGGLLLYGPPGCGKTFIARAVAGELGASFVSVGISDVLEMWIGNSERNMHEIFVAARRQAPCVLFFDEIDALGRRRSQLNSSAMRTTVNQFLQELDSVDAGNEGVFVLGATNSPWDVDPALRRPGRFDRTLLVLPPDAPAREQILRFHLQDRPICEIDVPALAGRTDGYSGADLAHLCESAAEKALVDSIRTGGVRLIGMPDFAAAPGELRPSVSSWFEAAKSVALFANEGGAYDDLVAYLREKKLL, encoded by the coding sequence ATGGAGATCACCGAGGCGCTGAAACTGGATCCGGATTCGGCCGCCGCCCGTGAGCTGATGGCCGTGGCGGTCGGTCGGGCCGCCGGCTCCGCGCCGGCCGAGGCCGCGGGGCCCGCCGCCGAACCGTCCGGGACCCCGGCCGACGCCGGGACGGGGTCCTTCGACTGGTCGGCCGCCGAGAACGATCTGGGCGATACTCCGCAGCCCGAGCGCTTCCGGGTCGCCAACCACGACGCGCAGGGCCCCGCCGACACGTTCGAGACAGAGCGCCCCACCGTCACGCTCGCCGACGTGGGCGGCCTCCAACACGTCAAGGACCGCCTCCACAGCGCGTTCCTCGCCCCCATGCGCAACCCCGAACTACGCCGCCTGTACGGCAAGTCGCTGCGCGGCGGCCTCCTGCTGTACGGCCCGCCGGGTTGCGGCAAGACGTTCATCGCGCGGGCGGTGGCCGGCGAACTCGGCGCGTCGTTCGTCTCGGTCGGCATCTCGGACGTGCTGGAAATGTGGATCGGCAACTCCGAACGGAACATGCACGAGATCTTCGTGGCCGCACGCCGCCAAGCCCCCTGCGTGCTGTTCTTCGACGAGATCGACGCCCTGGGCCGACGCCGGAGCCAACTGAACAGCAGCGCCATGCGCACCACCGTCAACCAGTTCCTCCAGGAACTGGATTCCGTCGACGCCGGGAACGAGGGCGTGTTCGTCCTCGGCGCCACCAACAGCCCGTGGGACGTCGACCCCGCGCTGCGCCGCCCCGGCCGCTTCGATCGCACCCTGCTGGTCCTGCCACCGGACGCGCCCGCGCGCGAGCAGATCCTGCGCTTCCACCTGCAGGACCGTCCGATCTGCGAGATCGACGTACCCGCGCTCGCCGGGCGCACCGATGGCTATTCGGGAGCGGACCTGGCGCACCTGTGCGAGTCGGCCGCCGAGAAGGCGCTCGTCGACTCGATCCGCACCGGTGGGGTGCGGCTCATCGGCATGCCCGATTTCGCCGCCGCCCCGGGCGAGTTGCGGCCCTCGGTCTCCTCCTGGTTCGAGGCGGCCAAGTCGGTGGCGCTGTTCGCGAACGAAGGCGGCGCATACGACGATCTGGTTGCCTACCTCCGCGAGAAGAAGCTGCTCTGA